Proteins from a single region of Ziziphus jujuba cultivar Dongzao chromosome 1, ASM3175591v1:
- the LOC107420649 gene encoding starch synthase 3, chloroplastic/amyloplastic isoform X2, whose amino-acid sequence MEVALQGQKPLNFSLVFQEKDNLKLKSFLMPFPHSSPWSKVHQPRGVSFRIAASTSDFSRRKQRKMSGARPNGPASKGFVPKKPVGTSTYKREQRNDGDKKSPASSQLAGPNKKILESKVDSQEQWIVEPSLEKKIETERVDDIGHEVEEPPSASIVSSVAESTRDVENGSMGRVGEDETGLHKKTASEIDNENVAHGISSEGRHLSNVNIEIVTDKTIEIDKKLTGEDPVQLKLEEEANLRKEQIARLAEENLASGNKLFVFPQVVRPDQDIEVFLNRSLSTLNNEPDILIMGAFNDWKWKSFTVRLKKTHLSGDWWSCQIHVPKEAYKIDFVFFNGQSVYDNNDKKDFCISVEGGMDVFAFEDYLLEEKRKELEKLAKEQAEREKQAEEQRRIEAEKAASEADRAQARVEAERQREILQQLIKKAARSVENVWYIVPAEFKGKDLVQFYYNRSSGPLAHAKEIWIHGGHNNWKDGLTIVEKLVSSEKKDGDWWYADVVIPDQALVVDWVFADGPPQNAIVYDNNYKQDFHAIVPKSIPEELYWVEEEHRIYRKLQEERKLREDAIRAKAEKTARMKAETKERTLKRFLLSQKHIVYTNPLDVQAGSTVTIFYNPASTVLNGKPEVWFRCSFNRWTHRKGPLPPQKMSPADNGSHVKTTVKVPLDAYVMDFVFSEREDGGIFDNKNGMDYHIPVFGGIAKEPPMHIVHIAVEMAPIAKVGGLGDVVTSLSRAVQELNHHVDIVLPKYDCLNFSHVKDFQYNRSYSWGGTEIKVWFGKVEGLPVYFLEPQNGFFGKGCIYGCGNDGERFGFFGHAALEFLLQSGFHPDIIHCHDWSSAPVAWLFKDHYMHYGLSKARVVFTIHNLEFGAQLIGKAMTYSDRATTVSHTYSKEVAGNPAIAPNLYKFHGILNGIDPDIWDPYNDRFIPISYTSDNVVEGKRVAKQALQQRLGLKTADLPLVGIITRLTHQKGIHLIKHAIWRTLERNGQVVLLGSAPDPRIQNDFVNLANQLHSSHNDRARLCLTYDEPLSHLIYAGADFILVPSIFEPCGLTQLTAMRYGSIPVVRKTGGLYDTVFDVDHDKERAQAEGLEPNGFSFDGADAAGIDYALNRAISAWYDGRDWFNSLCKRVMEQDWSWNRPALDYMELYHAARK is encoded by the exons ATGGAAGTAGCTTTGCAAGGGCAGAAGCCACTCAACTTTAGTCTAGTTTTTCAAGAGAAAGACAATTTGAAGCTCAAATCTTTTCTTATGCCCTTTCCACAT TCTTCTCCATGGTCCAAAGTACACCAACCAAGAGGTGTTTCATTTCGAATCGCCGCTAGTACATCAG atttttccagaagaaaacagagaaaaatgTCCGGAGCAAGGCCAAATGGCCCTGCTTCAAAAGGTTTTGTGCCCAAAAAACCAGTAGGAACGAGCACTTATAAGAGAGAACAAAGAAATGATGGGGATAAAAAATCTCCAGCATCCAGTCAACTTGCTGGGCCCAACAAGAAAATTCTCGAAAGTAAAGTTGATTCTCAAGAACAGTGGATAGTTGAACCTTCTCTTGAGAAGAAAATTGAAACAGAAAGAGTTGATGACATTGGTCATGAAGTTGAGGAACCACCATCAGCAAGCATAGTTTCATCTGTTGCTGAAAGTACTCGAGATGTAGAAAATGGAAGTATGGGTAGGGTCGGTGAGGATGAGACAGGCTTACATAAAAAGACAGCTTCTGAAATTGATAATGAGAATGTGGCCCATGGAATAAGTTCAGAAGGGAGGCATTTGAGTAATGTGAACATTGAAATTGTGACTGATAAAACCATTGAGATTGATAAGAAACTAACAGGCGAAGATCCTGTACAACTCAAGTTAGAGGAGGAAGCAAATTTGCGCAAAGAGCAAATTGCCAGGCTTGCTGAGGAAAACTTAGCAAGTGGGAACAAGCTCTTTGTTTTTCCTCAGGTTGTGCGACCTGATCAAGATATAGAAGTGTTCCTTAATAGGAGTCTCTCCACTCTGAATAATGAGCCTGATATTCTGATCATGGGAGCTTTCAATGACTGGAAATGGAAATCTTTTACTGTGAGGTTGAAAAAAACACATCTTAGTGGGGATTGGTGGTCATGCCAAATTCATGTTCCTAAGGAAGCATATAAGATAGACTTTGTTTTCTTCAATGGGCAAAGTGTTTATGACAATAATGATAAGAAAGATTTCTGCATTTCTGTGGAAGGTGGTATGGATGTGTTTGCATTTGAAGATTACTTGCTCGAGGAGAAGCGTAAGGAACTAGAAAAACTAGCTAAGGAGCAAGCAGAGAGGGAAAAACAAGCAGAAGAGCAGAGACGGATAGAAGCTGAGAAGGCAGCTAGTGAAGCTGATAGAGCACAGGCAAGGGTAGAGGCTGAAAGGCAACGAGAAATATTGCAACAGTTGATAAAAAAGGCTGCAAGGTCTGTTGAGAATGTTTGGTACATAGTGCCTGCTGAGTTTAAAGGCAAGGACTTGGTGCAGTTTTATTATAACAGAAGTTCAGGTCCTCTTGCTCATGCCAAGGAAATTTGGATCCATGGAGGGCATAATAATTGGAAGGATGGACTGACTATTGTTGAGAAGCTCGTTAGCTCTGAGAAAAAGGATGGTGACTGGTGGTATGCTGATG TTGTTATACCTGATCAAGCACTTGTTGTGGACTGGGTTTTTGCTGATGGACCGCCTCAGAATGCTATTGTGTATGATAACAACTACAAGCAAGATTTCCATGCTATAGTCCCAAAAAGCATTCCTGAGGAACTGTATTGGGTTGAAGAGGAACATCGGATATATAGAAAGCTCCAGGAGGAGAGGAAATTAAGGGAGGATGCCATACGTGCCAAG GCTGAAAAGACAGCACGTATGAAAgctgaaacaaaagaaagaacttTGAAAAGGTTTTTGCTGTCTCAAAAGCATATAGTCTACACCAACCCTCTTGATGTTCAAGCTGGAAGTACAGTGACAATTTTCTATAACCCTGCCAGCACAGTTTTGAATGGAAAACCTGAAGTTTGGTTCAGATGTTCTTTCAACCGTTGGACCCATCGTAAGGGTCCATTGCCACCACAGAAAATGTCACCTGCAGATAATGGTTCTCATGTCAAAACCACTG TCAAGGTCCCATTGGATGCATACGTGATGGATTTTGTCTTCTCTGAGAGGGAAGATGGTGGAATTTTTGACAACAAAAATGGCATGGATTACCACATTCCTGTGTTTGGAGGAATTGCAAAGGAGCCACCAATGCACATTGTTCATATAGCTGTTGAAATGGCCCCTATTGCAAAG GTTGGAGGCCTTGGTGATGTGGTTACTAGCCTATCGCGAGCAGTCCAGGAATTGAACCACCATGTGGACATCGTTCTTCCAAAGTATGACTGTTTGAACTTTAGCCAT GTGAAAGACTTTCAGTATAACAGAAGCTATTCCTGGGGTGGTACTGAAATAAAAGTTTGGTTTGGGAAAGTGGAGGGCCTTCCTGTCTACTTTTTGGAGCCCCAAAAtgg ATTCTTTGGGAAAGGTTGCATATATGGTTGTGGGAATGATGGGGAAAGATTTGGTTTTTTTGGCCATGCTGCTCTTGAATTTCTGCTACAAAGTGGATTTCATCCT GATATTATCCATTGCCATGATTGGTCTAGTGCACCTGTTGCATGGCTATTTAAGGACCATTATATGCATTATGGCCTTAGTAAGGCGCGAGTTGTGTTTACAATCCATAACCTTGAGTTTGGGGCACAATTAATTGGGAAAGCTATGACATACTCAGACAGGGCTACAACT GTATCTCATACTTATTCAAAGGAGGTTGCTGGAAATCCTGCAATTGCTCCAAATCTCTACAAGTTCCATGGTATACTAAATGGAATTGACCCAGATATATGGGACCCCTATAACGATAGGTTCATTCCT ATATCGTACACATCTGACAATGTTGTTGAAGGCAAACGAGTGGCTAAACAAGCCTTGCAACAAAGGCTTGGACTTAAAACAGCTGATCTCCCTTTAGTAGGTATTATTACTCGCTTAACTCATCAGAAAGGAATACATCTCATCAAGCATGCCATCTGGCGCACCCTAGAACGCAATGGACAG GTCGTACTCCTTGGTTCAGCTCCAGATCCTCGTATCCAAAATGATTTTGTAAACTTGGCAAATCAGTTGCATTCTTCTCATAATGATCGAGCTCGACTTTGTTTGACTTATGATGAGCCGCTATCACACTTG ATATATGCTGGTGCTGATTTTATTTTGGTCCCCTCAATTTTTGAGCCATGTGGACTGACACAACTCACAGCAATGAGATATGGTTCCATACCTGTTGTTCGAAAAACTGGAG GACTTTATGATACTGTATTTGATGTTGACCATGATAAAG
- the LOC107420649 gene encoding soluble starch synthase 3, chloroplastic/amyloplastic isoform X4 has protein sequence MEVALQGQKPLNFSLVFQEKDNLKLKSFLMPFPHVKTCHFFQSSPWSKVHQPRGVSFRIAASTSDFSRRKQRKMSGARPNGPASKGFVPKKPVGTSTYKREQRNDGDKKSPASSQLAGPNKKILESKVDSQEQWIVEPSLEKKIETERVDDIGHEVEEPPSASIVSSVAESTRDVENGSMGRVGEDETGLHKKTASEIDNENVAHGISSEGRHLSNVNIEIVTDKTIEIDKKLTGEDPVQLKLEEEANLRKEQIARLAEENLASGNKLFVFPQVVRPDQDIEVFLNRSLSTLNNEPDILIMGAFNDWKWKSFTVRLKKTHLSGDWWSCQIHVPKEAYKIDFVFFNGQSVYDNNDKKDFCISVEGGMDVFAFEDYLLEEKRKELEKLAKEQAEREKQAEEQRRIEAEKAASEADRAQARVEAERQREILQQLIKKAARSVENVWYIVPAEFKGKDLVQFYYNRSSGPLAHAKEIWIHGGHNNWKDGLTIVEKLVSSEKKDGDWWYADVVIPDQALVVDWVFADGPPQNAIVYDNNYKQDFHAIVPKSIPEELYWVEEEHRIYRKLQEERKLREDAIRAKAEKTARMKAETKERTLKRFLLSQKHIVYTNPLDVQAGSTVTIFYNPASTVLNGKPEVWFRCSFNRWTHRKGPLPPQKMSPADNGSHVKTTVKVPLDAYVMDFVFSEREDGGIFDNKNGMDYHIPVFGGIAKEPPMHIVHIAVEMAPIAKVGGLGDVVTSLSRAVQELNHHVDIVLPKYDCLNFSHVKDFQYNRSYSWGGTEIKVWFGKVEGLPVYFLEPQNGFFGKGCIYGCGNDGERFGFFGHAALEFLLQSGFHPVSHTYSKEVAGNPAIAPNLYKFHGILNGIDPDIWDPYNDRFIPISYTSDNVVEGKRVAKQALQQRLGLKTADLPLVGIITRLTHQKGIHLIKHAIWRTLERNGQVVLLGSAPDPRIQNDFVNLANQLHSSHNDRARLCLTYDEPLSHLIYAGADFILVPSIFEPCGLTQLTAMRYGSIPVVRKTGGLYDTVFDVDHDKERAQAEGLEPNGFSFDGADAAGIDYALNRAISAWYDGRDWFNSLCKRVMEQDWSWNRPALDYMELYHAARK, from the exons ATGGAAGTAGCTTTGCAAGGGCAGAAGCCACTCAACTTTAGTCTAGTTTTTCAAGAGAAAGACAATTTGAAGCTCAAATCTTTTCTTATGCCCTTTCCACATGTAAAAACTTGTCATTTCTTTCAA TCTTCTCCATGGTCCAAAGTACACCAACCAAGAGGTGTTTCATTTCGAATCGCCGCTAGTACATCAG atttttccagaagaaaacagagaaaaatgTCCGGAGCAAGGCCAAATGGCCCTGCTTCAAAAGGTTTTGTGCCCAAAAAACCAGTAGGAACGAGCACTTATAAGAGAGAACAAAGAAATGATGGGGATAAAAAATCTCCAGCATCCAGTCAACTTGCTGGGCCCAACAAGAAAATTCTCGAAAGTAAAGTTGATTCTCAAGAACAGTGGATAGTTGAACCTTCTCTTGAGAAGAAAATTGAAACAGAAAGAGTTGATGACATTGGTCATGAAGTTGAGGAACCACCATCAGCAAGCATAGTTTCATCTGTTGCTGAAAGTACTCGAGATGTAGAAAATGGAAGTATGGGTAGGGTCGGTGAGGATGAGACAGGCTTACATAAAAAGACAGCTTCTGAAATTGATAATGAGAATGTGGCCCATGGAATAAGTTCAGAAGGGAGGCATTTGAGTAATGTGAACATTGAAATTGTGACTGATAAAACCATTGAGATTGATAAGAAACTAACAGGCGAAGATCCTGTACAACTCAAGTTAGAGGAGGAAGCAAATTTGCGCAAAGAGCAAATTGCCAGGCTTGCTGAGGAAAACTTAGCAAGTGGGAACAAGCTCTTTGTTTTTCCTCAGGTTGTGCGACCTGATCAAGATATAGAAGTGTTCCTTAATAGGAGTCTCTCCACTCTGAATAATGAGCCTGATATTCTGATCATGGGAGCTTTCAATGACTGGAAATGGAAATCTTTTACTGTGAGGTTGAAAAAAACACATCTTAGTGGGGATTGGTGGTCATGCCAAATTCATGTTCCTAAGGAAGCATATAAGATAGACTTTGTTTTCTTCAATGGGCAAAGTGTTTATGACAATAATGATAAGAAAGATTTCTGCATTTCTGTGGAAGGTGGTATGGATGTGTTTGCATTTGAAGATTACTTGCTCGAGGAGAAGCGTAAGGAACTAGAAAAACTAGCTAAGGAGCAAGCAGAGAGGGAAAAACAAGCAGAAGAGCAGAGACGGATAGAAGCTGAGAAGGCAGCTAGTGAAGCTGATAGAGCACAGGCAAGGGTAGAGGCTGAAAGGCAACGAGAAATATTGCAACAGTTGATAAAAAAGGCTGCAAGGTCTGTTGAGAATGTTTGGTACATAGTGCCTGCTGAGTTTAAAGGCAAGGACTTGGTGCAGTTTTATTATAACAGAAGTTCAGGTCCTCTTGCTCATGCCAAGGAAATTTGGATCCATGGAGGGCATAATAATTGGAAGGATGGACTGACTATTGTTGAGAAGCTCGTTAGCTCTGAGAAAAAGGATGGTGACTGGTGGTATGCTGATG TTGTTATACCTGATCAAGCACTTGTTGTGGACTGGGTTTTTGCTGATGGACCGCCTCAGAATGCTATTGTGTATGATAACAACTACAAGCAAGATTTCCATGCTATAGTCCCAAAAAGCATTCCTGAGGAACTGTATTGGGTTGAAGAGGAACATCGGATATATAGAAAGCTCCAGGAGGAGAGGAAATTAAGGGAGGATGCCATACGTGCCAAG GCTGAAAAGACAGCACGTATGAAAgctgaaacaaaagaaagaacttTGAAAAGGTTTTTGCTGTCTCAAAAGCATATAGTCTACACCAACCCTCTTGATGTTCAAGCTGGAAGTACAGTGACAATTTTCTATAACCCTGCCAGCACAGTTTTGAATGGAAAACCTGAAGTTTGGTTCAGATGTTCTTTCAACCGTTGGACCCATCGTAAGGGTCCATTGCCACCACAGAAAATGTCACCTGCAGATAATGGTTCTCATGTCAAAACCACTG TCAAGGTCCCATTGGATGCATACGTGATGGATTTTGTCTTCTCTGAGAGGGAAGATGGTGGAATTTTTGACAACAAAAATGGCATGGATTACCACATTCCTGTGTTTGGAGGAATTGCAAAGGAGCCACCAATGCACATTGTTCATATAGCTGTTGAAATGGCCCCTATTGCAAAG GTTGGAGGCCTTGGTGATGTGGTTACTAGCCTATCGCGAGCAGTCCAGGAATTGAACCACCATGTGGACATCGTTCTTCCAAAGTATGACTGTTTGAACTTTAGCCAT GTGAAAGACTTTCAGTATAACAGAAGCTATTCCTGGGGTGGTACTGAAATAAAAGTTTGGTTTGGGAAAGTGGAGGGCCTTCCTGTCTACTTTTTGGAGCCCCAAAAtgg ATTCTTTGGGAAAGGTTGCATATATGGTTGTGGGAATGATGGGGAAAGATTTGGTTTTTTTGGCCATGCTGCTCTTGAATTTCTGCTACAAAGTGGATTTCATCCT GTATCTCATACTTATTCAAAGGAGGTTGCTGGAAATCCTGCAATTGCTCCAAATCTCTACAAGTTCCATGGTATACTAAATGGAATTGACCCAGATATATGGGACCCCTATAACGATAGGTTCATTCCT ATATCGTACACATCTGACAATGTTGTTGAAGGCAAACGAGTGGCTAAACAAGCCTTGCAACAAAGGCTTGGACTTAAAACAGCTGATCTCCCTTTAGTAGGTATTATTACTCGCTTAACTCATCAGAAAGGAATACATCTCATCAAGCATGCCATCTGGCGCACCCTAGAACGCAATGGACAG GTCGTACTCCTTGGTTCAGCTCCAGATCCTCGTATCCAAAATGATTTTGTAAACTTGGCAAATCAGTTGCATTCTTCTCATAATGATCGAGCTCGACTTTGTTTGACTTATGATGAGCCGCTATCACACTTG ATATATGCTGGTGCTGATTTTATTTTGGTCCCCTCAATTTTTGAGCCATGTGGACTGACACAACTCACAGCAATGAGATATGGTTCCATACCTGTTGTTCGAAAAACTGGAG GACTTTATGATACTGTATTTGATGTTGACCATGATAAAG
- the LOC107420649 gene encoding starch synthase 3, chloroplastic/amyloplastic isoform X1 → MEVALQGQKPLNFSLVFQEKDNLKLKSFLMPFPHVKTCHFFQSSPWSKVHQPRGVSFRIAASTSDFSRRKQRKMSGARPNGPASKGFVPKKPVGTSTYKREQRNDGDKKSPASSQLAGPNKKILESKVDSQEQWIVEPSLEKKIETERVDDIGHEVEEPPSASIVSSVAESTRDVENGSMGRVGEDETGLHKKTASEIDNENVAHGISSEGRHLSNVNIEIVTDKTIEIDKKLTGEDPVQLKLEEEANLRKEQIARLAEENLASGNKLFVFPQVVRPDQDIEVFLNRSLSTLNNEPDILIMGAFNDWKWKSFTVRLKKTHLSGDWWSCQIHVPKEAYKIDFVFFNGQSVYDNNDKKDFCISVEGGMDVFAFEDYLLEEKRKELEKLAKEQAEREKQAEEQRRIEAEKAASEADRAQARVEAERQREILQQLIKKAARSVENVWYIVPAEFKGKDLVQFYYNRSSGPLAHAKEIWIHGGHNNWKDGLTIVEKLVSSEKKDGDWWYADVVIPDQALVVDWVFADGPPQNAIVYDNNYKQDFHAIVPKSIPEELYWVEEEHRIYRKLQEERKLREDAIRAKAEKTARMKAETKERTLKRFLLSQKHIVYTNPLDVQAGSTVTIFYNPASTVLNGKPEVWFRCSFNRWTHRKGPLPPQKMSPADNGSHVKTTVKVPLDAYVMDFVFSEREDGGIFDNKNGMDYHIPVFGGIAKEPPMHIVHIAVEMAPIAKVGGLGDVVTSLSRAVQELNHHVDIVLPKYDCLNFSHVKDFQYNRSYSWGGTEIKVWFGKVEGLPVYFLEPQNGFFGKGCIYGCGNDGERFGFFGHAALEFLLQSGFHPDIIHCHDWSSAPVAWLFKDHYMHYGLSKARVVFTIHNLEFGAQLIGKAMTYSDRATTVSHTYSKEVAGNPAIAPNLYKFHGILNGIDPDIWDPYNDRFIPISYTSDNVVEGKRVAKQALQQRLGLKTADLPLVGIITRLTHQKGIHLIKHAIWRTLERNGQVVLLGSAPDPRIQNDFVNLANQLHSSHNDRARLCLTYDEPLSHLIYAGADFILVPSIFEPCGLTQLTAMRYGSIPVVRKTGGLYDTVFDVDHDKERAQAEGLEPNGFSFDGADAAGIDYALNRAISAWYDGRDWFNSLCKRVMEQDWSWNRPALDYMELYHAARK, encoded by the exons ATGGAAGTAGCTTTGCAAGGGCAGAAGCCACTCAACTTTAGTCTAGTTTTTCAAGAGAAAGACAATTTGAAGCTCAAATCTTTTCTTATGCCCTTTCCACATGTAAAAACTTGTCATTTCTTTCAA TCTTCTCCATGGTCCAAAGTACACCAACCAAGAGGTGTTTCATTTCGAATCGCCGCTAGTACATCAG atttttccagaagaaaacagagaaaaatgTCCGGAGCAAGGCCAAATGGCCCTGCTTCAAAAGGTTTTGTGCCCAAAAAACCAGTAGGAACGAGCACTTATAAGAGAGAACAAAGAAATGATGGGGATAAAAAATCTCCAGCATCCAGTCAACTTGCTGGGCCCAACAAGAAAATTCTCGAAAGTAAAGTTGATTCTCAAGAACAGTGGATAGTTGAACCTTCTCTTGAGAAGAAAATTGAAACAGAAAGAGTTGATGACATTGGTCATGAAGTTGAGGAACCACCATCAGCAAGCATAGTTTCATCTGTTGCTGAAAGTACTCGAGATGTAGAAAATGGAAGTATGGGTAGGGTCGGTGAGGATGAGACAGGCTTACATAAAAAGACAGCTTCTGAAATTGATAATGAGAATGTGGCCCATGGAATAAGTTCAGAAGGGAGGCATTTGAGTAATGTGAACATTGAAATTGTGACTGATAAAACCATTGAGATTGATAAGAAACTAACAGGCGAAGATCCTGTACAACTCAAGTTAGAGGAGGAAGCAAATTTGCGCAAAGAGCAAATTGCCAGGCTTGCTGAGGAAAACTTAGCAAGTGGGAACAAGCTCTTTGTTTTTCCTCAGGTTGTGCGACCTGATCAAGATATAGAAGTGTTCCTTAATAGGAGTCTCTCCACTCTGAATAATGAGCCTGATATTCTGATCATGGGAGCTTTCAATGACTGGAAATGGAAATCTTTTACTGTGAGGTTGAAAAAAACACATCTTAGTGGGGATTGGTGGTCATGCCAAATTCATGTTCCTAAGGAAGCATATAAGATAGACTTTGTTTTCTTCAATGGGCAAAGTGTTTATGACAATAATGATAAGAAAGATTTCTGCATTTCTGTGGAAGGTGGTATGGATGTGTTTGCATTTGAAGATTACTTGCTCGAGGAGAAGCGTAAGGAACTAGAAAAACTAGCTAAGGAGCAAGCAGAGAGGGAAAAACAAGCAGAAGAGCAGAGACGGATAGAAGCTGAGAAGGCAGCTAGTGAAGCTGATAGAGCACAGGCAAGGGTAGAGGCTGAAAGGCAACGAGAAATATTGCAACAGTTGATAAAAAAGGCTGCAAGGTCTGTTGAGAATGTTTGGTACATAGTGCCTGCTGAGTTTAAAGGCAAGGACTTGGTGCAGTTTTATTATAACAGAAGTTCAGGTCCTCTTGCTCATGCCAAGGAAATTTGGATCCATGGAGGGCATAATAATTGGAAGGATGGACTGACTATTGTTGAGAAGCTCGTTAGCTCTGAGAAAAAGGATGGTGACTGGTGGTATGCTGATG TTGTTATACCTGATCAAGCACTTGTTGTGGACTGGGTTTTTGCTGATGGACCGCCTCAGAATGCTATTGTGTATGATAACAACTACAAGCAAGATTTCCATGCTATAGTCCCAAAAAGCATTCCTGAGGAACTGTATTGGGTTGAAGAGGAACATCGGATATATAGAAAGCTCCAGGAGGAGAGGAAATTAAGGGAGGATGCCATACGTGCCAAG GCTGAAAAGACAGCACGTATGAAAgctgaaacaaaagaaagaacttTGAAAAGGTTTTTGCTGTCTCAAAAGCATATAGTCTACACCAACCCTCTTGATGTTCAAGCTGGAAGTACAGTGACAATTTTCTATAACCCTGCCAGCACAGTTTTGAATGGAAAACCTGAAGTTTGGTTCAGATGTTCTTTCAACCGTTGGACCCATCGTAAGGGTCCATTGCCACCACAGAAAATGTCACCTGCAGATAATGGTTCTCATGTCAAAACCACTG TCAAGGTCCCATTGGATGCATACGTGATGGATTTTGTCTTCTCTGAGAGGGAAGATGGTGGAATTTTTGACAACAAAAATGGCATGGATTACCACATTCCTGTGTTTGGAGGAATTGCAAAGGAGCCACCAATGCACATTGTTCATATAGCTGTTGAAATGGCCCCTATTGCAAAG GTTGGAGGCCTTGGTGATGTGGTTACTAGCCTATCGCGAGCAGTCCAGGAATTGAACCACCATGTGGACATCGTTCTTCCAAAGTATGACTGTTTGAACTTTAGCCAT GTGAAAGACTTTCAGTATAACAGAAGCTATTCCTGGGGTGGTACTGAAATAAAAGTTTGGTTTGGGAAAGTGGAGGGCCTTCCTGTCTACTTTTTGGAGCCCCAAAAtgg ATTCTTTGGGAAAGGTTGCATATATGGTTGTGGGAATGATGGGGAAAGATTTGGTTTTTTTGGCCATGCTGCTCTTGAATTTCTGCTACAAAGTGGATTTCATCCT GATATTATCCATTGCCATGATTGGTCTAGTGCACCTGTTGCATGGCTATTTAAGGACCATTATATGCATTATGGCCTTAGTAAGGCGCGAGTTGTGTTTACAATCCATAACCTTGAGTTTGGGGCACAATTAATTGGGAAAGCTATGACATACTCAGACAGGGCTACAACT GTATCTCATACTTATTCAAAGGAGGTTGCTGGAAATCCTGCAATTGCTCCAAATCTCTACAAGTTCCATGGTATACTAAATGGAATTGACCCAGATATATGGGACCCCTATAACGATAGGTTCATTCCT ATATCGTACACATCTGACAATGTTGTTGAAGGCAAACGAGTGGCTAAACAAGCCTTGCAACAAAGGCTTGGACTTAAAACAGCTGATCTCCCTTTAGTAGGTATTATTACTCGCTTAACTCATCAGAAAGGAATACATCTCATCAAGCATGCCATCTGGCGCACCCTAGAACGCAATGGACAG GTCGTACTCCTTGGTTCAGCTCCAGATCCTCGTATCCAAAATGATTTTGTAAACTTGGCAAATCAGTTGCATTCTTCTCATAATGATCGAGCTCGACTTTGTTTGACTTATGATGAGCCGCTATCACACTTG ATATATGCTGGTGCTGATTTTATTTTGGTCCCCTCAATTTTTGAGCCATGTGGACTGACACAACTCACAGCAATGAGATATGGTTCCATACCTGTTGTTCGAAAAACTGGAG GACTTTATGATACTGTATTTGATGTTGACCATGATAAAG